One Fulvia fulva chromosome 8, complete sequence DNA window includes the following coding sequences:
- a CDS encoding Pyridoxamine 5'-phosphate oxidase family protein ustO — protein MVKYYDSISPDLQEWALRQDLFFIASAPLNGKHVNCSPKGQPSATLTIFNGNSVGYLDATGSGIETISHVYENGRATIMFCSFGKSPRIMRWFCKGRVIEVDHPEYEMWLKRMGKVEYPSMRAIILFDVFQAQTSCGFAVPLLSQRVDPARPDDGIRGWFEERKTLENFAKKGIPYPKEMAEYRVKMNSKSLDGLPGLRLALKNSGKSVLSEQSRARLSTILRQREAMLLGALLALIAVMLLQFSAKLLRRYMPAELQAG, from the exons ATGGTCAAGTACTACGACTCCATCTCGCCTGACTTACAGGAATGGGCACTACGACAGGATCTGTTCTTCATAGCATCGGCTCCTTTGAATGGCAAACACGTCAACTGCTCGCCGAAGGGCCAACCATCTGCGACCTTGACCATCTTCAACGGCAATTCTGTGGGATACCTCGATGCAACAGGATCCGGCATCGAGACGATCAGCCATGTCTACGAGAACGGACGAGCGACGATTATGTTCTGCAGCTTCGGCAAGTCACCGCGCATCATGAGATGGTTCTGTAAGGGAAGAGTCATCGAGGTCGATCATCCAGAATACGAGATGTGGTTAAAGAGGATGGGGAAAGTGGAGTACCCGTCCATGAGAGCAATAATACTGTTTGATGTGTTCCAAG CACAAACGTCGTGCGGCTTTGCGGTACCCCTCCTCTCACAACGGGTCGACCCAGCACGACCTGACGATGGCATACGGGGCTGGTTCGAAGAACGGAAGACACTCGAAAACTTCGCGAAGAAAGGCATACCGTATCCAAAAGAGATGGCCGAATACCGCGTGAAGATGAACTCGAAGAGTTTAGATGGCCTGCCCGGCCTGCGTCTAGCGCTGAAGAACAGCGGCAAGAGCGTACTGTCCGAGCAGAGCAGGGCACGGTTGAGCACCATTCTACGACAACGGGAGGCCATGCTGCTGGGCGCCCTGTTGGCATTGATCGCAGTAATGCTGTTGCAGTTCAGCGCGAAGCTTCTGCGCAGATATATGCCCGCAGAGCTCCAGGCAGGTTAG